A section of the Rhodobacteraceae bacterium M382 genome encodes:
- a CDS encoding DUF2783 domain-containing protein encodes MSDLNLTPNINGADDFYAELLSAHEGLEKTDSDALNARLILVLANHIGDRTVLTQALKAAALKEE; translated from the coding sequence ATGTCCGATCTAAACCTGACCCCAAACATCAACGGCGCAGATGATTTCTATGCCGAACTTTTGTCTGCCCACGAAGGTCTGGAGAAAACCGACAGTGACGCGCTGAACGCCCGGCTGATCCTGGTGTTGGCCAATCACATTGGTGATCGCACCGTGCTGACCCAGGCGCTGAAGGCTGCCGCTCTGAAAGAGGAATGA
- a CDS encoding VOC family protein, producing the protein MKIEQIHHVAYRCKDAKETVEWYGKMLNMDFILAIAEDHVPSTHEPDPYMHLFLDAGNGNVLAFFELPTKPEMGRDPNTPIWVQHIAFKVKDRATLIEFKEHLEANGVDVLGVTDHSIFHSIYFFDPNGHRVELACPDPEEEAMLKRMDEVKWDMLNEWSVTKKAPKHADWLHAKELNKDA; encoded by the coding sequence ATGAAAATCGAACAAATCCATCACGTTGCCTATCGCTGCAAGGATGCCAAGGAAACCGTTGAATGGTATGGCAAGATGCTGAACATGGATTTCATCCTGGCAATTGCCGAGGACCATGTCCCATCAACCCATGAACCCGACCCCTATATGCATCTGTTCCTGGATGCGGGGAACGGCAACGTGCTGGCGTTCTTTGAACTGCCGACCAAGCCGGAAATGGGGCGCGACCCCAACACACCGATCTGGGTGCAGCACATCGCATTCAAGGTCAAGGACCGCGCAACGCTGATCGAATTCAAAGAGCATCTGGAGGCCAATGGCGTCGATGTTCTGGGCGTGACCGACCATTCGATCTTCCATTCGATCTATTTCTTTGATCCCAATGGCCACCGTGTCGAGCTGGCCTGCCCGGATCCAGAGGAAGAAGCCATGCTGAAACGCATGGACGAGGTGAAGTGGGACATGCTGAATGAATGGTCCGTGACCAAAAAAGCGCCCAAACACGCCGACTGGTTGCACGCCAAGGAACTCAACAAGGACGCCTGA
- the maiA gene encoding maleylacetoacetate isomerase codes for MTDTILFDYWRSSASYRLRIALNLAGIEYRAISIDLTKGEQRSGDHLARNPQGFVPVLEIDGLQLTQSLAILDYLDQTRNLGLVPTGPAERAKVQALAHSIAVDVHPVCNLQVAKYATGLSGGAEGMPGDWMKHFIRPGLQAFETLLAQFDQSPYCTGDRPGLADICLMPQLYNARRWGVEISDLSRLLGVEAACAEHPAFVAAYPDAVQPA; via the coding sequence ATGACCGACACCATTCTATTTGATTATTGGCGCTCGTCCGCGAGCTATCGACTGCGCATTGCGCTGAATTTGGCCGGGATTGAATACAGGGCCATTTCGATTGATCTGACAAAGGGCGAACAGCGGTCTGGCGATCATCTGGCACGCAATCCACAGGGATTTGTGCCGGTCCTGGAGATTGACGGGCTGCAACTGACCCAATCCCTGGCCATTCTAGACTATCTTGACCAGACCCGTAATCTGGGGCTTGTGCCAACTGGTCCCGCAGAGAGAGCCAAGGTTCAGGCGCTGGCGCACTCTATTGCCGTGGATGTTCACCCGGTTTGCAACCTGCAAGTCGCCAAATATGCCACAGGGTTAAGCGGCGGTGCCGAAGGGATGCCCGGCGATTGGATGAAACATTTCATTCGCCCCGGATTGCAGGCCTTCGAAACCCTTCTGGCACAGTTTGACCAGTCGCCCTATTGTACCGGCGACAGACCGGGATTGGCCGATATCTGCCTGATGCCGCAACTTTACAACGCTCGGCGTTGGGGCGTCGAAATTTCAGACTTATCCCGTTTGCTGGGCGTAGAGGCGGCCTGTGCCGAACACCCGGCTTTTGTTGCGGCTTATCCGGATGCCGTGCAACCCGCGTGA
- a CDS encoding LysR family transcriptional regulator: MPQSRKQSGLPPLDWLRVFEAAGRHGNFTAAAQEQGATQAAVSQRIRNLESWLGRPLFSRGARGVTLTVDGESYLPLVQETLRTLEQGTVDLFGKSPREIRLAALSSHLDTLVLPRVVPFLAAYPDLRFVTNSVPLRSAFADESTALQLRYGRGPWPGRQAHLLHPEVLQPMMPTHWDPDDWKLRPAIELRGERPGWQEWARALNLPVPHFSGLNVDSMGHALRAARLGQGIVLGSRVLARHFLATDQLTLIDVPPLPCAEGYWLTWPDSFSASRRRRKLLEELIAALSQP; the protein is encoded by the coding sequence ATGCCTCAATCGCGTAAGCAATCTGGGCTGCCTCCTCTCGACTGGTTGCGTGTGTTCGAGGCAGCTGGCCGACACGGGAATTTCACCGCAGCAGCCCAGGAACAAGGGGCGACGCAGGCCGCCGTCAGCCAACGAATCCGCAATTTGGAAAGCTGGTTGGGACGGCCGCTGTTTTCGCGTGGGGCCCGTGGAGTGACCCTGACCGTAGATGGCGAAAGCTATTTGCCGCTGGTCCAGGAGACGCTCAGAACCTTGGAACAGGGTACGGTTGACCTGTTTGGAAAAAGCCCCCGTGAAATTCGGTTGGCCGCCCTGTCATCGCATCTGGATACGCTTGTTCTGCCACGGGTGGTGCCGTTCTTGGCCGCCTATCCGGACCTGCGTTTTGTCACCAATTCGGTGCCACTGCGGTCGGCTTTTGCGGATGAAAGCACAGCTTTGCAATTGCGCTATGGTCGCGGACCCTGGCCTGGGCGGCAGGCGCATCTGTTGCACCCCGAAGTATTGCAACCCATGATGCCCACCCACTGGGATCCGGACGACTGGAAACTCCGCCCGGCGATCGAACTTCGGGGCGAACGCCCCGGATGGCAGGAATGGGCACGTGCCTTAAACCTTCCGGTGCCCCATTTCAGCGGGCTGAACGTGGATTCCATGGGGCATGCCTTGCGCGCGGCGCGGTTGGGCCAAGGCATTGTTCTGGGCTCCCGTGTGCTGGCCCGGCATTTTCTGGCAACCGATCAGCTGACCCTGATTGATGTTCCGCCACTGCCCTGCGCCGAAGGGTATTGGCTGACCTGGCCGGACAGTTTTTCGGCGTCCCGTCGGCGGCGCAAGCTGCTCGAAGAGTTGATCGCGGCCCTGAGCCAGCCCTAG
- a CDS encoding TauD/TfdA family dioxygenase, with product MSSSVHVDASGTFLTLVDGTSRPLRFHAVWLRDNALDDQTRAPGNGQRLITIGDIPADTRIATASVAAETLSVTFAPEDKTVAFPISWLVNNAYDRDQTAPLGWLAGNVTTWDGTRTAPSFDWTAVQSNSSAKRDWLAAIAELGFAKLTAGPTTEGALIQVADQFGYVRETNYGRHFEVRTEVNPTNLAYTGLGLQAHTDNPYRDPVPSLQILYCLENSAEGGESIVVDGFRVAERLRADNPKGFALLSGYPARFEYKGTDGVWLRSRRPMIELSPDGQLIGIRFNNRSSAPFVDIPFDQMEAYYAAYRQMGSYIDDPDMGVAFKLEPGESFIVDNTRVLHARKGYSGAGSRWLQGCYADKDGLLSTLTVLSEFKEAAE from the coding sequence ATGTCCAGTTCCGTTCACGTCGATGCTTCAGGCACCTTCCTCACCCTTGTTGATGGCACGTCCCGCCCCTTGCGGTTTCATGCCGTCTGGCTGCGTGACAATGCATTGGATGACCAGACCCGCGCGCCGGGAAACGGTCAGCGTTTGATCACCATCGGAGACATCCCCGCAGATACCCGCATTGCCACGGCTTCGGTCGCGGCAGAGACCCTGAGCGTGACCTTTGCGCCTGAAGACAAAACCGTTGCCTTCCCCATCAGCTGGTTGGTCAACAATGCCTATGACCGGGACCAAACCGCACCGTTGGGCTGGCTGGCCGGGAACGTGACAACCTGGGACGGCACCCGGACCGCACCCAGCTTTGACTGGACGGCGGTACAATCCAATTCTTCGGCAAAGCGAGACTGGCTGGCCGCGATTGCGGAATTGGGTTTTGCCAAGCTGACCGCAGGCCCCACAACCGAGGGTGCGCTGATCCAGGTCGCTGACCAATTCGGTTATGTGCGCGAAACCAACTATGGCCGCCACTTTGAAGTTCGCACCGAAGTGAACCCTACGAATCTGGCCTATACTGGATTGGGTCTGCAGGCCCATACTGACAATCCCTATCGTGACCCTGTTCCGTCCCTGCAGATCCTGTATTGCCTGGAAAACTCCGCCGAGGGTGGCGAGAGTATTGTCGTTGATGGCTTTCGCGTCGCCGAACGTCTGCGCGCAGACAATCCCAAAGGATTTGCCCTGTTGTCCGGATATCCGGCCCGGTTCGAATACAAGGGAACGGATGGCGTGTGGCTGCGGTCACGACGCCCGATGATCGAATTGTCGCCGGATGGGCAGCTGATTGGCATCCGGTTCAACAATCGGTCTTCGGCCCCTTTTGTAGACATCCCCTTTGACCAGATGGAAGCCTATTACGCGGCGTACCGCCAAATGGGGTCCTACATCGACGACCCGGACATGGGCGTGGCATTCAAGCTGGAACCGGGCGAGAGCTTTATCGTCGACAACACACGGGTGCTCCATGCCCGCAAAGGCTACTCTGGCGCGGGATCGCGTTGGCTGCAAGGATGCTATGCTGACAAGGATGGCCTGTTGTCGACCCTGACCGTCCTGTCTGAATTCAAGGAAGCTGCAGAATGA
- a CDS encoding HD domain-containing protein, producing the protein MNAPDFSTLTQTNIVAFLGDIFERRGGEEYLGEPVTMAEHMLQGAAIAEQNGQDEIIIVSALLHDIGHFTSEFGTFTMNDTEDRYHEEAGAKVLEQFFPTVVTDCVRYHVAAKRYLCATKPEYFNRLSDASIHSLNLQGGPMTPEEVEVFQQNPNLKQIIAVRYLDEAGKRADMDTPDYWHFAPMVQRIVDQHFA; encoded by the coding sequence ATGAACGCGCCTGATTTTTCGACCCTGACCCAGACGAACATTGTCGCCTTTCTCGGGGATATCTTTGAGCGGCGCGGCGGTGAAGAATACCTGGGTGAACCCGTGACCATGGCCGAACACATGCTGCAGGGCGCAGCCATCGCAGAACAGAATGGCCAGGACGAAATCATCATCGTCTCGGCGCTGTTGCACGACATCGGCCATTTCACATCGGAATTTGGCACCTTCACCATGAACGACACCGAAGACCGGTACCACGAAGAGGCCGGTGCCAAGGTTCTGGAACAGTTCTTCCCGACCGTCGTCACCGATTGCGTGCGCTACCATGTGGCCGCAAAGCGGTATCTGTGCGCGACAAAGCCGGAATATTTCAACCGCCTGTCCGATGCCTCGATCCACTCTCTGAACCTTCAGGGCGGGCCCATGACACCCGAAGAGGTGGAGGTTTTTCAACAGAACCCCAATCTCAAGCAAATCATTGCAGTGCGCTATCTGGATGAGGCCGGAAAACGCGCGGATATGGACACGCCGGACTATTGGCATTTTGCACCGATGGTCCAACGCATCGTTGACCAGCATTTCGCCTAA